The Montipora capricornis isolate CH-2021 chromosome 3, ASM3666992v2, whole genome shotgun sequence genome window below encodes:
- the LOC138044176 gene encoding tetratricopeptide repeat protein 14-like, with protein MDWHKKKSIDRFVQSVSYHGPSLISLTKAEQCDSEGSPMNFLYSTTVDDNTETKNYFRNKLQLCCPGVLEGIHQSQDNRKEILDQSCSHRRIEGSIDKSGNEDFYEKMRKFVASKADLLFSMESKRKVQGGVDYVTHPNQEVLDLYANTPPLETFMEVPLHVRRTQLLKCLKEGDIVIGKVSYKRPFGIIVTLTMLEFGCNRDFTELDIQALCKSCELESSPEYKDIIDAYAIGDIVRAVIIGVTMEESKVSISLRHSRLPEAYQHLHLGVVDDPEAVYTRLQSNPEGLTYDEHLRKHKGFNNPRSIETLTDLLRIDTSAPCSLLRSFQRRDCPESDFAEPLRKKQSAKWSMETTAKGVEHFKAGNFDAAMKYFEHALQIDNENVEALVARGALCANEGKISSAIKDFRDALAICPTHRNANKYLTATLVEYGIQQEKEGLLPEAVKSFNSALALDSNQRTAKDHLEKIRMEMKLKEEKEKAAAKVDKGLKGRFSHVRELILEEQSQAKRKRKLNDRKKKKKSKNTKKKKKKKKRKAGSRVRRRSEHSSGSSLSSCESSNEDEHSRSDSSDNNEEWVEKEITLRTEIEKGEGRYSKREQDRREQETSKDNGHRHDTREKRRDHSIAALQVGVGHENRGPHPRRSTTERSPSSVRCDSEISKTHKFERVKGREVTRPSPCQSVGRAKYVEGELDWKDSKRKHGAVDEQHILKKRKSSERETYKDSKDSTEDEKDPTRVATSNVAVSSFDESLLERELTRIRSQSGKDSHRVRKTSSLDCPIRSRHDKRDTEAMKNYSAQVFAEQRSLALQCKDPENSVVVDKSRGAHPGRWASSVKSWDDVSKAPKGNQLSLVSYADSSDEGNS; from the exons ATTGGCACAAGAAGAAATCAATTGATCGTTTTGTGCAGAGCGTGTCATACCATGGGCCTTCCCTGATTTCTCTAACGAAAGCCGAACAATGCGACAGTGAAGGTTCTCCTATGAACTTCCTTTATTCCACTACAGTCGATGACAATACAGAGACAAAGAATTATTTCAGAAATAAACTTCAA CTGTGTTGTCCTGGAGTGTTGGAAGGAATTCATCAGTCTCAGGACAATCGCAAAGAAATACTTGATCAGTCATGCAGCCACAGAAGAATTGAAGG ATCCATTGATAAGTCTGGGAATGAAGATTTTTATGAGAAAATGAGAAAGTTTGTTGCATCAAAAGCGGACCTTTTGTTTTCCATGGAGAGCAAACGTAAAGTTCAAGGAGGAGTGGATTATGTCACACATCCAAACCAGGAAG tgTTGGATCTGTATGCTAACACACCTCCCCTTGAAACATTCATGGAAGTGCCTTTGCATGTTAGAAGAACACAGTTGTTGAAG TGTTTAAAGGAAGGCGACATTGTTATCGGTAAAGTAAGTTATAAAAGGCCATTTGGTATTATAGTTACACTGACCATGCTGGAGTTTGGTTGCAACCGAGACTTCACGGAGCTGGACATTCAG GCCCTGTGCAAGTCATGTGAATTAGAGAGCTCGCCAGAATACAAGGACATAATAGATGCCTATGCAATTGGTGATATTGTCAGAG cTGTTATCATAGGTGTAACCATGGAGGAAAGTAAGGTTTCGATTTCATTAAGACATTCCAGATTGCCTGAAGCTTACCAACACTTGCATCTG GGTGTTGTTGATGATCCAGAAGCAGTTTATACGAG GTTGCAGAGCAATCCTGAGGGCCTGACGTATGATGAACATCTTAGAAAACACAAGGGTTTCAATAACCCAAGGAGTATAGAGACTCTGACAGATCTGCTTAGAATAGATACGTCTGCTCCTTGCTCTTTACTGAGAAGCTTCCAAAG GAGAGATTGTCCTGAAAGTGACTTTGCCGAGCCGTTGCGAAAAAAACAGTCTGCAAAATGGTCGATGGAGAC gACTGCCAAAGGGGTGGAGCATTTTAAAGCTGGGAATTTTGATGCTGCCATGAAGTATTTTGAGCATGCACTGCAGATTGATAACGAAAATGTGGAAGCATTGGTAGCAAGGGGAGCCCT GTGTGCGAATGAAGGCAAAATCTCTTCGGCCATTAAGGATTTCCGCGATGCGCTGGCGATTTGTCCAACCCACAGGAATGCGAACAAATACCTTACAGCAACACTGGTGGAATACGGAATACA ACAAGAAAAAGAGGGACTTTTGCCAGAAGCTGTGAAAAGTTTCAATAGTGCTTTAGCGCTAGACAGCAATCAGCGAACGGCTAAAGATCATTTGGAGAAAATTCGAATGGAAATGAAGCTGAAAGAGGAG AAGGAGAAGGCCGCTGCTAAAGTGGATAAGGGGCTCAAGGGCAGATTCAGTCACGTTCGAGAACTTATCCTTGAAGAACAAAGCCAAGCGAAGAGGAAGAGAAAACTAAATGACAG gaaaaagaaaaagaagtcgaaaaataccaaaaagaaaaagaagaaaaagaaaagaaaagcgggGTCAAGGGTTCGTCGACGCTCAGAGCACTCATCTGGATCATCTCTGAGTTCTTGTGAATCCTCAAACGAAGATGAACACTCAAGGAGTGATTCCAGCGACAACAACGAAGAATGGGTTGAGAAGGAGATAACATTACGAACAGAAATCGAAAAGGGCGAAGGACGGTATTCTAAAAGAGAGCAAGATAGAAGAGAACAAGAGACGAGCAAGGATAATGGTCACCGCCATGACACTCGTGAAAAACGCCGTGATCATTCGATTGCGGCGCTGCAAGTTGGTGTTGGACATGAAAACAGAGGACCACATCCAAGGAGAAGCACAACTGAGCGCTCGCCATCCAGTGTTCGATGCGACAGTGAGATTTCTAAAACTCACAAGTTTGAGAGGGTGAAAGGTCGTGAAGTGACACGTCCATCTCCATGTCAAAGTGTCGGAAGAGCGAAATACGTTGAAGGAGAATTAGATTGGAAAGATAGTAAAAGGAAACATGGCGCTGTTGATGAACAGCATATTCTTAAAAAGCGCAAATCAAGTGAGAGGGAAACGTACAAAGATTCCAAAGATTCGACGGAGGATGAAAAGGATCCCACGAGGGTTGCGACCAGTAATGTTGCCGTGTCGTCCTTTGATGAATCGTTGTTGGAGAGAGAGCTAACGAGAATAAGATCACAAAGCGGCAAGGATTCCCACCGCGTTCGTAAAACCTCCAGCCTTGACTGCCCAATTAGAAGCAGGCACGACAAGAGAGACACCGAAGCTATGAAAAACTATAGCGCTCAAGTTTTTGCTGAGCAGCGGTCACTGGCATTGCAGTGCAAAGACCCAGAAAACTCGGTTGTTGTTGATAAATCTAGAGGAGCACACCCGGGGCGGTGGGCATCATCCGTCAAGTCGTGGGATGACGTGAGCAAGGCACCTAAAGGGAACCAATTGTCATTGGTGTCATACGCGGATAGTTCCGACGAGGGGAACAGTTGA